GTGGGCGTAGAACTCGCGCCAGGCGAGCTGGCGCTGGAACGCCCGGACGCTCTCGCGGTCGTCGGTCGCTTCGGCCCGCCGGGCCGCCCGCTCGGTCGCCGCGTACAGCTCCCGCGGACCGATCGTCCCCCACTTGAGGTGGGGGGAGAGTCGCGAGGTTCCGCCGGCGGCCGGGTAGTCGCGGTCGTCGGCGTATCGGTAGATCGGCCCCGAACAAAACGCCGCGACCCGCTCTCGGGCCGCCGTCGTCGTGACCGTCTGCGGCGTGGCGTCGGGCTCGTCGAACCCGAGGGCCGCGAGCGACGGGATCGGATCGCCCGTAACGTCCGCGAGATCACCCGCATCGGGCGCGTCGACCGGCTCGCGCTTGTCGCGATCCCGCCACTTCTTCCAGAAGTAGGAGAACACGGCGTAATGGTCGCCCTGATTCGGCGTGATCGACCCCGGTTCGTGGTGGATCGCGTCGTGAACCGTGTCGACCGCGATTCCGCCGTCCTCGAGCGCCGCACGGACCGCTCGATCGCGTTCCCGAGCGAGACCGCTGTAATCCTCGTTCCAGACGACCGTTCCGGCGTCGTACGTCGCAGCGACCGCCGGAACGACCGCGCTCGCCTCGCCGCGAGCGACGAGCAGGTCGCTTCCACGGTCCCGGTACCACGTCCGGAGGTCGTCGAGCGCCTCGAGCAGACACGCGACCCGGATGGGCGAGGCGTGCTCGAGGACGGTCGGATCGAGGACGAACAGCGGGACGACCGGCTCGCCGGTGGCCAGGGCGCGTGCGAGGCCGCGGTTGTCGCTCGCTCGGAGATCACGACGGTGCCAGTGGACGATCACGCTCGACCAGTGGTTCCGGACGACCGAAAACGTCCGGATACCGGCGACCGACGATCGTCGAGTCGTCGTCGCTGTGATCTGTTATCAGCGTCTCGAGACGAAATACGACCGCTTTCGTCGACGGCGGCGTCACCGTTCCTGCGGGGGAGTCTACACGTGGCCGATCTGTCCACTTCCGTGACTGTTAATGAGTCATGAAACTATTTTCATCGGATCTATAGAGTCCATAACAATGTTTGTTCCATCACGTCTCGTCGTGTAGAAGGCGTTTCCGACCCGGTCGCATCGTCGATCGCTCGGTTGGTCCGGTGCGTCGGAGAACGTCCACGAAAGACACCTATGAAACTCGCACTCATCGGCTTCGGTCAGGCAGGGGGGAAGGTAGTCGACGAGTTCCTCGCGTTCGACGAACGTATCGACGGGGGCTTTATCGAATCAGCGATCGC
The Natrinema salaciae genome window above contains:
- a CDS encoding cryptochrome/photolyase family protein; protein product: MIVHWHRRDLRASDNRGLARALATGEPVVPLFVLDPTVLEHASPIRVACLLEALDDLRTWYRDRGSDLLVARGEASAVVPAVAATYDAGTVVWNEDYSGLARERDRAVRAALEDGGIAVDTVHDAIHHEPGSITPNQGDHYAVFSYFWKKWRDRDKREPVDAPDAGDLADVTGDPIPSLAALGFDEPDATPQTVTTTAARERVAAFCSGPIYRYADDRDYPAAGGTSRLSPHLKWGTIGPRELYAATERAARRAEATDDRESVRAFQRQLAWREFYAHVLAFNPAIVTENFDGYEHEIEWRDDPDELEAWKAGETGYPIVDAGMRQLRTTGWMHNRVRMLVASFLTKDLLLDWRVGYDWFRRLLADHDTANDVGGWQWASSTGTDAQPYFRVFNPMKQGREYDPDAEYIRTHVPELADASADEIHGWHDLEPEQRERAAPGYPAPIVDHAERRERAIELFERARGESSE